A region of the Bombus affinis isolate iyBomAffi1 chromosome 7, iyBomAffi1.2, whole genome shotgun sequence genome:
CTACTGCCGCCACTGGTCCATGAGTGGCCACTGTTATCAACAGTTCATCTTCTGCATCTACGAAACTAAAGTCCGTTAAACCTTTAATCTTCTTAACGGCAAACGCTGCAGGCGAATATTATTCGTTATAGATTGTAGATAACAGCTATTTAGTTAACAAACAAATGAAAACTTTTTATCCAAATTTTAAGTTAgcaaaatttaattaacttttcaagTAACTTTTCATTCAATTAGATtcgtaagaagaagaagaaactttctcATGTCATACAAATAACACAAACCGGTTAGCTTATGTAAGAAAGACATTTATAGCTAATTATACATGTACAAAATAACACACATTTATGCCATAATACGTTACGTCTCATTTTTTTACCGATTGAAAATGTCTAATACTTAAATATAATCTTTCATTTGAAATTGTTAATGTCATGTAATATATAATGCAATTTTCTTACTTATCACAATTAAAATCCCGTATTTTTACACCAGATGCCTTGTCTATCATTCTGCAATAACAATATCTTAAAATTAATTGTTGTCCGTGTTCCATAtcctttaaatatatttttatttatttcaatatacttaCCTCCCGAGTTTACACATACTCGTCTTTCCTACAAGCGGATAAGTTGACTCTTGAAATATTTGAACTTTAGTCGCTAACAACCACGAGAGCAAGCTACATATGTCCCCTCCCTCGCATCCCAAATTACTGTTTTTCGCACAGTCAATCATCTATCAAAGAAATCAGAAAAAAGATTTTTACCTTCATTTTTTACCACAATTAAGAACATATATTAAATATCCTACTTCTTGTACGCTCAGCATATGCAAAGTTCCATTTTTGATTGCATACATCGATTCAACCACTTCAACGGTGCTGAAAGCCCAACAAGCACCACAAGATCCTTGATTTCGTACTGGCGTAATTACTCCTTTATCTCTCCAATCGAATCTTAAAGGTATACTAACCGATTTTTTCACTCGGTTAGTAGATTGCAACAAATGATGTCGGCGATGATAAGATTCATTCGCGTGCTTCTTTCCTaacgaattatttatttattcacatTAAATATCTATGTTGTATCATGATTTGTTTGTTCATATCAATGTAATGAAATCAATATCACAAAACTTTTAGCATGAACTAgttttaatttgaatttcatGTTTCAAGATTGCTTTTAAAAAATCATGTTACTTTCAAAAGATTTTATTGCTCACCCCGTGCTGGTAAGTCAGGTAAGAGAGTTAGCGACAGAAATTCATCTTCTGACATATCAGAAAATTCAGTGAGTCCATAATAAGCGCTTTCTTGTGATGGTCGAAGACCATTCATCTTTTCTATATGCCGCAACGACTTCTGTAATAGGAATATAATTAACTTTATGTGCTTTCTTCAGCTTCAATTTAGTTTGAAAAGATAATTTATTGTTTTCTTTATTTTGTCATACACGTGCGTTCTATTATGAGCACTGGGTAACTTTTAGTTTTATCAAACATA
Encoded here:
- the LOC126918638 gene encoding cathepsin O-like isoform X1, which gives rise to MEWRTVAVIVLVVSLCFLAIPIRVSPDTSNGDLKLFQNYVMRYNKSYRNNPTEYEERFKRFRKSLRHIEKMNGLRPSQESAYYGLTEFSDMSEDEFLSLTLLPDLPARGKKHANESYHRRHHLLQSTNRVKKSVSIPLRFDWRDKGVITPVRNQGSCGACWAFSTVEVVESMYAIKNGTLHMLSVQEMIDCAKNSNLGCEGGDICSLLSWLLATKVQIFQESTYPLVGKTSMCKLGRYCYCRMIDKASGVKIRDFNCDNFVDAEDELLITVATHGPVAAVVNALSWQNYLGGIIQYHCDGSFGNLNHAVQIIGYDKSAAIPHYIIKNSWGTNFGDKGYMYIGIGNNLCGIANQVSSLDIL
- the LOC126918638 gene encoding cathepsin O-like isoform X2 yields the protein MEWRTVAVIVLVVSLCFLAIPIRVSPDTSNGDLKLFQNYVMRYNKSYRNNPTEYEERFKRFRKSLRHIEKMNGLRPSQESAYYGLTEFSDMSEDEFLSLTLLPDLPARGKKHANESYHRRHHLLQSTNRVKKSVSIPLRFDWRDKGVITPVRNQGSCGACWAFSTVEVVESMYAIKNGTLHMLSVQEMIDCAKNSNLGCEGGDICSLLSWLLATKVQIFQESTYPLVGKTSMCKLGRMIDKASGVKIRDFNCDNFVDAEDELLITVATHGPVAAVVNALSWQNYLGGIIQYHCDGSFGNLNHAVQIIGYDKSAAIPHYIIKNSWGTNFGDKGYMYIGIGNNLCGIANQVSSLDIL